In Pedobacter sp. WC2423, the following are encoded in one genomic region:
- a CDS encoding MFS transporter: protein MQPHKASNAALSAAILVASLGYFVDIYDLLLFSIVRIPSLKSLGLSGSALTDTGIMLLNIQMIGMLIGGILWGMLGDKKGRLSVLFGSIFLYSLANIANGLVHSVNAYAFWRFVAGLGLAGELGAGITLVAELMPKEKRGYATTIVASVGVSGAVVAYFIAQIFDWRTSFFIGGGLGLFLLLLRIGVAESGMFSQSKEAGNRGDFFALFKNKVQFVKYIRCILIGIPLWFVVGILITLSPEFGKVLRVQGEVSAGAAVAWCYGGIVIGDIAGGLISQWLKSRIKVVYIFLGMATVGITAYFTLYDLSLQHFYWLCGGIGLTVGYWVIFMTIATEQFGTNIRATVTTTVPNFVRGAVVPLTLLFQLLKGAFGGNIIHSGITVAIISFAVAFYALSRMKETFFKDLDYVEEF, encoded by the coding sequence ATGCAACCACACAAAGCCTCTAATGCTGCCTTAAGTGCAGCTATTCTAGTAGCATCTCTGGGCTACTTCGTTGATATTTACGATCTTTTATTATTCAGTATTGTCCGTATTCCGAGTTTAAAATCTCTTGGACTTAGCGGTTCAGCATTAACCGATACTGGTATTATGCTATTAAACATACAAATGATCGGCATGCTGATCGGAGGTATCTTATGGGGAATGCTTGGCGATAAAAAAGGCCGTTTATCAGTATTATTTGGTTCTATATTCCTGTATTCCCTGGCCAATATTGCCAATGGGCTGGTACACTCTGTCAATGCTTACGCATTCTGGCGTTTTGTTGCCGGGCTGGGACTGGCTGGAGAATTAGGTGCCGGGATTACGCTGGTCGCAGAGCTGATGCCTAAAGAAAAGAGAGGATATGCAACCACCATTGTGGCCTCTGTTGGGGTGAGCGGTGCTGTAGTAGCCTATTTTATCGCGCAGATATTTGACTGGCGTACTTCTTTCTTTATTGGAGGCGGATTAGGCTTATTTCTGCTTTTACTCCGGATCGGGGTAGCAGAATCCGGAATGTTCAGTCAATCCAAAGAAGCGGGTAACCGGGGTGATTTCTTCGCGCTGTTTAAAAATAAAGTTCAGTTTGTTAAATATATCCGGTGTATTCTGATTGGTATCCCTTTATGGTTTGTTGTAGGGATCTTAATTACGTTATCTCCTGAATTCGGTAAAGTATTACGTGTACAGGGAGAAGTGAGCGCAGGTGCAGCCGTAGCCTGGTGTTATGGAGGGATCGTGATTGGTGATATCGCCGGCGGATTAATCAGCCAGTGGCTAAAGAGCCGGATTAAAGTGGTTTATATTTTCCTGGGGATGGCCACAGTCGGTATTACTGCTTACTTTACGCTTTATGACCTTAGTTTACAACATTTCTACTGGTTATGTGGCGGTATAGGGCTGACTGTGGGTTACTGGGTAATCTTTATGACGATTGCAACCGAACAGTTTGGCACGAATATCAGAGCTACAGTAACCACTACCGTTCCTAACTTTGTTCGTGGTGCCGTTGTTCCGCTCACCTTACTTTTTCAACTGTTAAAAGGTGCTTTCGGCGGAAATATTATCCATTCCGGAATCACAGTGGCAATAATCAGCTTTGCGGTTGCATTTTATGCCTTAAGCAGGATGAAAGAGACTTTCTTTAAGGACCTGGACTATGTAGAAGAGTTTTAG
- a CDS encoding gluconokinase: MQYILGIDIGTGSTKAVAVGADHKAFDSSQYFYPTEVKQPGYSEQDPELIWKAFQQSISAIVTGLKSGPEAISLSCAMHSLIAVDENGKALAPMMTWADSRSTPVAASLLATPLGALLYKATGTPVHSMSPLCKIIWIRENQPEFFKSVYKFISIKEYIWYRLFHTFEVDYSVASCTGLMDIQRLVWHPEALAAAGIRPEQLSALVSTHYLRKDADPSAGLSCLNKNTPFVIGATDGCLANLGTGAVKPGIAALTIGTSGALRVAGDTAVLNEQAMTFSYRLDEETLINGGPVNNGGIALKWHMKNVLQKTALNENDYNDVLNKIEAIKPGAEGLIFLPYLQGERAPIWDSKSCGTFFGIRLNHQTAHFTRAVIEGICFALNDVLLALTASGQEIKQLNVSGGFVTSAIWLQIMADITGKRLLLYSVEDASAVGAAYVAFKALGLSAAYPLPDQQDITYIEPDEKNHLSYQTSFGLYKKIYKQLKGVMHEIYDLQNNS, translated from the coding sequence ATGCAATATATCCTTGGAATAGACATTGGAACCGGAAGTACTAAAGCAGTAGCTGTAGGAGCAGATCATAAAGCTTTTGATAGTAGTCAGTATTTTTATCCAACCGAGGTCAAACAACCTGGTTATAGTGAGCAGGATCCTGAGCTGATCTGGAAAGCCTTTCAGCAAAGTATAAGTGCTATAGTTACCGGGCTGAAGTCTGGTCCTGAGGCAATCAGTTTGAGCTGTGCTATGCATAGTTTGATTGCTGTAGATGAAAATGGGAAAGCATTGGCGCCAATGATGACCTGGGCAGACAGCAGAAGTACCCCGGTTGCAGCTTCTTTATTAGCGACTCCATTGGGTGCACTCTTATATAAAGCAACGGGTACACCAGTTCATTCGATGTCTCCTTTATGCAAAATTATCTGGATCAGGGAGAATCAGCCTGAATTTTTCAAAAGTGTTTATAAATTCATCTCTATCAAAGAATATATCTGGTATCGTTTGTTTCATACTTTTGAGGTGGATTATTCAGTAGCCTCCTGTACCGGGCTTATGGATATTCAGCGGCTTGTCTGGCATCCGGAAGCTTTAGCTGCCGCCGGAATCAGGCCGGAACAGCTTTCTGCTTTGGTGAGTACACATTATTTAAGAAAAGATGCTGATCCTTCAGCAGGCTTATCCTGTTTGAATAAAAATACACCTTTTGTGATCGGAGCAACGGATGGCTGTCTGGCTAATTTAGGAACAGGGGCAGTAAAACCAGGAATTGCAGCTTTAACGATAGGAACAAGCGGGGCTTTAAGAGTTGCGGGTGATACTGCTGTATTGAATGAGCAGGCAATGACTTTCAGTTACCGGCTGGATGAAGAGACTTTGATCAATGGAGGGCCTGTCAATAACGGAGGAATTGCCTTGAAATGGCATATGAAGAATGTCCTTCAAAAAACAGCGCTCAATGAAAATGATTACAACGACGTACTGAATAAAATTGAAGCTATTAAACCTGGTGCTGAAGGCCTTATTTTTCTGCCTTATTTACAGGGAGAGCGTGCTCCAATCTGGGATTCCAAAAGTTGCGGTACATTTTTCGGAATCCGTCTGAATCATCAGACCGCTCATTTTACCCGTGCGGTAATTGAAGGAATTTGTTTCGCTCTGAATGATGTTTTACTGGCATTAACTGCCTCAGGGCAAGAAATAAAACAGTTAAATGTAAGCGGAGGTTTTGTGACTTCGGCCATATGGCTGCAAATTATGGCTGATATAACAGGCAAAAGACTTTTGTTATATAGTGTGGAAGATGCTTCGGCAGTAGGGGCGGCTTATGTTGCGTTTAAAGCACTCGGTCTTTCAGCAGCTTATCCACTTCCAGATCAGCAGGACATTACCTATATTGAACCTGATGAAAAGAATCACCTGAGTTATCAAACCAGTTTTGGTCTTTACAAAAAGATATATAAACAGCTAAAAGGAGTGATGCACGAAATTTATGATTTGCAGAACAACAGTTAG